A stretch of Malus sylvestris chromosome 11, drMalSylv7.2, whole genome shotgun sequence DNA encodes these proteins:
- the LOC126589869 gene encoding cysteine-rich receptor-like protein kinase 10, whose amino-acid sequence MNHQKMESMTTLLLIFSVFTLLSFPTSTDADYLYHICPNTTTFTPNSTFQSNLNRLLSTLSSNANRSTGFYNASVQTPNNDVYGLFLCRGDVVGTDSCETCVATATAEAPQRCPVEKQMVIWYDYCMLRYSNESFFSRADDKPAVYMWNTQNASSITDQNRFNEVLAATVTAVAAQTSNSSHKFATKETNVSGSITLYGFGQCTQDLFSGDCNWCLLGAATQIPRTSAGGRFLKPSCNLRFEVYPFYSSAPPLPASNREGPKGKSKTPTSTIVAVVVAISVSVLLFVVGYCCITRRARKKYNQAAADELSGEYDITTVESLQFDFATIQAATSNFSDDHKLGEGGFGQVYKGTLSNGQEVAVKRLSRNSGQGTEEFKNEMVLVAKLQHRNLVRLLGFCLEGEEKILVYEYVLNKSLDCFLFDPKKQGQLDWSRRYKIISGIARGIMYLHEDSRLRIIHRDLKASNILLDGDMHPKISDFGMARIFGVDQTQANTNRIVGTYGYMSPEYAMHGQFSVKSDMYSFGVLVLEIISGKKNSNFFQTDAAEDLASHAWKLWRDGTSLELLDPSLRDSYSSTEVIRCIHIGLLCVQEDPVDRPMMQSVVLMLNSYSVSLPLPKQPAFFLQSKAVGNPSITTLESDQSISKSSPSVYEGSITELYPR is encoded by the exons ATGAATCACCAAAAAATGGAAAGCATGACTACCCTTCTTTTGATTTTCTCCGTTTTTACTCTGCTCAGCTTTCCGACCAGTACGGATGCTGATTACCTTTATCACATCTGCCCAAACACCACCACCTTCACCCCAAACTCCACCTTTCAGTCCAACCTCAACCGCCTCCTCTCCACCCTCTCCTCCAACGCCAACCGCTCCACCGGCTTCTACAACGCCTCCGTCCAAACCCCAAACAACGACGTCTACGGCCTCTTCCTCTGCCGCGGCGACGTCGTCGGCACCGACTCTTGCGAAACCTGTGTCGCCACCGCTACCGCCGAGGCCCCACAACGCTGCCCTGTAGAAAAACAGATGGTGATCTGGTACGACTACTGCATGCTACGCTACTCCAACGAGTCTTTCTTTTCCAGGGCAGACGACAAGCCTGCCGTGTACATGTGGAACACGCAGAATGCAAGTAGTATAACGGACCAAAACCGGTTCAACGAGGTACTGGCAGCTACGGTCACCGCAGTGGCCGCTCAGACTTCCAATAGCAGTCACAAGTTTGCGACGAAAGAAACGAATGTTTCAGGTTCCATTACGCTGTATGGATTTGGACAGTGCACGCAGGACCTGTTCTCTGGAGATTGCAATTGGTGTCTTCTGGGAGCTGCAACACAAATTCCTAGAACAAGTGCTGGGGGACGATTTCTAAAACCCAGTTGCAATCTTAGGTTTGAAGTTTACCCCTTCTACTCCTCCGCCCCACCGCTGCCAGCCTCCAATAGAGAAGGGCCTAAAG GAAAAAGCAAAACCCCAACTAGTACAATTGTTGCCGTTGTCGTAGCAATATCTGTATCTGTGCTACTTTTCGTTGTGGGTTACTGCTGCATAACTAGGAGAGCGAGAAAGAAGTACAATCAAGCAGCAGCAGACGAACTAAGCG GTGAGTATGACATTACTACTGTCGAGTCTTTGCAATTTGATTTTGCTACCATCCAAGCAGCTACGAGCAATTTCTCCGATGATCACAAGTTAGGCGAAGGTGGTTTCGGTCAAGTTTACAAG GGTACACTTTCAAACGGTCAAGAAGTAGCTGTGAAGAGGCTATCAAGGAACTCTGGCCAAGGCACAGAAGAGTTTAAGAACGAGATGGTATTGGTAGCCAAGCTTCAACACCGAAATTTGGTTAGGCTATTGGGATTTTGCTTGGAAGGCGAAGAAAAAATTCTTGTTTATGAATATGTGCTCAACAAAAGCCTCGACTGTTTCCTATTTG ACCCTAAGAAACAGGGGCAATTGGATTGGTCAAGACGTTACAAGATTATTTCAGGAATTGCTAGAGGAATCATGTACCTGCATGAAGATTCCCGACTTAGAATTATACATCGTGATCTCAAAGCTAGCAATATATTGTTAGATGGGGACATGCATCCAAAAATATCTGATTTTGGCATGGCCAGGATCTTTGGGGTTGATCAAACTCAAGCAAATACAAATAGAATAGTGGGAACATA TGGTTATATGTCTCCCGAGTATGCAATGCACGGGCAATTTTCTGTCAAGTCCGATATGTATAGTTTCGGTGTTTTAGTGCTAGAAATCATCAGTGGCAAGAAGAACAGTAACTTCTTTCAGACCGATGCAGCTGAGGACCTGGCGAGCCAT GCTTGGAAGTTATGGAGAGACGGGACATCTTTGGAATTGTTGGATCCGAGTCTGAGAGACTCTTATTCAAGTACTGAAGTAATCAGATGCATCCACATCGGCTTACTTTGTGTTCAGGAAGATCCAGTTGATAGGCCTATGATGCAATCAGTAGTTCTCATGCTCAATAGTTACTCTGTCAGTCTACCATTACCTAAACAACCGGCATTTTTCCTCCAAAGCAAAGCGGTGGGGAACCCATCAATTACAACGCTGGAGTCCGATCAATCTATAAGCAAGTCATCTCCGTCCGTTTATGAAGGATCTATCACTGAATTATACCCTAGATAG
- the LOC126589868 gene encoding FT-interacting protein 3-like produces MQKPPQSQDFALKETSPNIGAGSITGDKLSCTYDLVEQMHYLYVRVVKAKDLPAKDVTGSCDPYVEVKLGNYKGVTRHFEKKSNPEWNQVFAFSKDRLQASFLEVVVKDKDVVLDDFMGRIMFELNDIPKRFPPDSPLAPQWYRLEDRKGVKVKGELMLAVWMGTQADEAFPDAWHSDAATVGPEGVNNIRSKVYLSPKLWYVRVNVIEAQDLLPNDKSRYPEVFVKVICGNQVLRTRISQSKSINPIWNEDLMFVAAEPFEEPLYLTVEDRVGSGKDEILGKCVIALQTVQRRLDHKPVHTRWFNLEKHMIVDGEQKREIKFSSRIHLRICLDGGYHVLDESTHYSSDLRPTAKQLWKSSIGIFEVGVISAVGLMPMKTKDGRGTTDAYCVAKYGQKWVRTRTIVDSFNPKWNEQYIWEVFDPCTVITIGVFDNGHIHGGDKGGKDSRIGKVRIRLSTLEADRVYTHSYPLLVLHPSGVKKMGEIQLAVRFTCSSLINMLYMYSHPLLPKMHYIHPLSVIQLDSLRHQAMQIVSMRLNRAEPPLRKEVVEYMLDVDSHMWSMRRSKANFFRIMGVLSGVIAVGKWLDQICNWKNPLTTILIHILFIILVLYPELILPTIFLYLFLIGIWNYRWRPRHPPHMDTRLSHADAAHTNERDEEFDTFPTSRPSDIVRMRYDRLRSIAGRVQTVVGDLATQSERFQSLLSWRDPRATTLFVTFCLIAAIVLYVTPFQVVALLAGVYVLRHPRLRHKLPSVPLNFFRRLPARSDSML; encoded by the coding sequence ATGCAGAAGCCTCCGCAGTCTCAAGATTTTGCTTTGAAAGAGACCTCGCCAAACATTGGCGCGGGATCTATCACGGGCGACAAGCTCTCATGCACCTATGACCTCGTAGAACAGATGCACTACCTTTACGTTCGTGTGGTGAAAGCAAAGGATTTGCCTGCAAAAGATGTCACTGGTAGTTGTGATCCCTATGTTGAAGTGAAACTCGGAAACTATAAGGGAGTTACTAGGCATTTTGAGAAGAAGTCCAACCCTGAATGGAAtcaggtgtttgctttctccaAAGATCGACTTCAAGCTTCGTTTTTGGAAGTTGTGGTGAAAGATAAGGACGTTGTGCTAGATGATTTCATGGGCAGGATTATGTTTGAGCTCAATGACATCCCGAAACGCTTTCCACCAGATAGCCCACTGGCACCACAATGGTATAGGTTGGAGGACAGGAAGGGGGTTAAGGTCAAAGGAGAGCTGATGTTGGCAGTTTGGATGGGAACTCAAGCAGACGAGGCGTTTCCTGATGCGTGGCATTCTGATGCTGCAACAGTTGGGCCCGAGGGTGTCAATAACATTCGATCGAAGGTATACCTCTCCCCCAAGCTTTGGTATGTGAGGGTTAATGTTATTGAAGCTCAGGACTTGCTACCTAATGACAAGAGTAGGTATCCGGAAGTTTTTGTGAAGGTTATCTGTGGAAATCAGGTATTGAGGACTAGAATATCACAGAGCAAAAGTATTAACCCAATTTGGAATGAGGATTTGATGTTTGTTGCTGCTGAACCATTTGAGGAACCGTTGTATCTTACTGTGGAAGATAGAGTGGGATCCGGCAAAGATGAAATTTTGGGTAAGTGTGTGATTGCTTTACAGACTGTGCAGAGGAGGTTAGACCATAAACCTGTGCACACTAGGTGGTTTAATCTTGAGAAGCATATGATCGTAGATGGGGAACAGAAGAGGGAGATCAAATTTTCCAGCAGGATTCATTTACGGATTTGCTTGGATGGTGGGTACCATGTCTTGGATGAATCAACACACTACAGTAGTGATCTCAGGCCAACAGCAAAGCAGTTGTGGAAGTCGAGCATCGGGATTTTTGAGGTAGGGGTAATAAGCGCAGTTGGTTTGATGCcaatgaaaacaaaagatggCCGAGGTACCACAGATGCTTATTGTGTAGCAAAATACGGGCAGAAATGGGTTCGCACAAGGACAATCGTGGACAGCTTCAATCCCAAGTGGAATGAGCAGTACATCTGGGAGGTTTTCGACCCGTGTACTGTCATTACAATTGGGGTTTTTGACAATGGTCATATACATGGAGGTGATAAAGGGGGAAAGGATTCAAGAATTGGCAAAGTGAGAATTCGGCTATCTACACTTGAAGCTGACAGGGTTTACACACATTCGTACCCTCTTCTGGTCCTACATCCATCTGGGgtgaagaaaatgggtgaaatTCAGCTGGCAGTGAGGTTTACATGCTCATCTTTGATTAATATGCTGTATATGTATTCGCATCCTTTGTTGCCAAAAATGCATTACATTCATCCATTGTCTGTGATTCAGCTCGATAGCTTGAGGCACCAGGCTATGCAGATTGTCTCAATGAGGCTGAACCGGGCTGAGCCCCCACTGAGGAAAGAGGTTGTGGAGTATATGCTGGATGTTGATTCACATATGTGGAGCATGAGAAGAAGCAAGGCAAATTTTTTCCGAATAATGGGAGTTTTAAGCGGGGTGATTGCAGTAGGAAAATGGCTTGATCAAATCTGCAATTGGAAGAATCCTCTCACAACCATTTTAATTCATATCCTCTTTATTATATTGGTTCTTTATCCGGAACTAATTCTTCCAACTATTTTTCTCTACCTATTCTTGATTGGAATTTGGAACTACCGGTGGAGGCCGAGGCACCCTCCTCACATGGACACACGGCTATCTCATGCTGATGCTGCTCATACTAACGAACGAGATGAAGAGTTTGACACATTCCCAACTTCTCGGCCATCAGATATTGTGAGAATGAGATATGATCGACTAAGAAGCATAGCAGGGAGGGTTCAGACTGTTGTCGGTGATCTGGCAACTCAAAGCGAAAGGTTTCAGTCTCTTCTCAGTTGGAGAGACCCTAGAGCCACAACCCTGTTCGTAACTTTCTGTTTGATTGCCGCCATTGTTCTCTATGTAACTCCATTCCAAGTTGTGGCCCTTCTAGCAGGCGTTTACGTGTTAAGGCATCCCAGATTACGCCACAAACTTCCTTCAGTGCCACTCAACTTCTTTAGGAGGTTGCCTGCAAGATCAGACAGCATGCTATAA